TGGCTGGATCTTATCTtactccagtagtcatatacagatgtgagagctggaccataaagaaggctgagtgccaaagaattgatgctttcaaattttggtgctggagaagacttttgagagtccccttgacagtaaagagatcaaaccaatcaatcctaaaggaaatcaaccctgaatattcattggaaagactgacgctgaagttggaactccaatactttggcccacgtgatgtgaagacctgactcattggaaaagaccctgatgctgggaaagattgaagtcgggagaaggggatgacagaggatgagatggttggatggcatcaccaactcaatggataggagtttgagcaaactctgggagatagtgaagaacaggcaagcctggtatgctgcagtccatggggtcgcaaagagttggacatgactgagcgactgaacaacaacaacagagagaGCAGACTAGAGAGAAAGCtacaaatggttaaaaaaaagttgCAGTCACTTATTTTTTAGCCAGGACAATGTCTGGTATTTGAGGGGTGGCAGTGTgacctttattttttcctgtgcttATACAGTTGTGGTTTGTTTTGCTCTATCATGGTCTCAGAGTAGCTTTGTCTAGGAGGCTGGTATCCTTAGACTGCTTCTGTCTCACAGGAGAATAACACAGCCCAGCAGTGCTGAATCAGTGTCTGATGTCAGGGGCAGGTTTCCCCCCTTCTCAGGAGAAACACTTGTGTTGAAttaagaggaggaggcaggaagagccTTCATATTTTGAAACATAGTTGACACCTGTAGCGAGAGCCAAGGAAGATTTGGGCAAGAACCTTAGATAGCAGCAGAGTTAGGAGAAAAAGCCTTGGTCAGGCTGAGGAGCTTCAGAGGAAGGACTGACTGCCCATTAAAGAAGTCCGTGTTGGGCAGAAATAACGCGGCCCCACTAGCCCCACCGTGCCTGTCATATCCAGGAAGGGCAGGGCCTTTGAGAAAACTGAGCAGGGCTCCTTCATGGCCTCCAGAGGCCCGAGGAATGTCAACACTGAGGAATGTCAACATTTATAGGCTGGGCAGAAGACCAAAGAGGAAAGTTAAGATGTGTTAAAGACAATGAGTtcaaaaaaagatgataaaatgtCATAGTGAAGCAGGTGAGAGCATGTGGAGGAGTTGGAGACTGAATGAGGGGCCAGGCAACGGAGTGGCGCTCAGGTATCACAACGGGAATGCTGAAGACGGGAGGCCAAGGACACTGAGCTGCAAAGAGTGACCTGCAGACGTGTCCCCAGCGGGTTAAACCCAGCAGAAGGCGACTGGCCTGGCCTCACGTCACTGGAGGAAAGGCTTGTCTTACACAGTGTAATGGATGGAACAGGAAGGGGGGATAAAGATGCGCTCAAAATGTGGGTGGGTCTGTTATCCCTTGAGATAAGGTGAGAGAAATCCCAGCGGATACCTCGTTATTTTCTCGGATACCTCGTTATTTTCTCCTCGAAGGAGGTGGCATCCTAGAGGGTTTTCTGTGTTTATTGACCAGCAAAATACATCacgaaaaatgaaaaagatatttaGTGAAATGTTATTTGACAGAGAACTTTTGAATTTAGTAAAGAAATGGTAATAACTGGTACAccattaattcaaaatatttttagtaagcACCAAATAGAACAGTCTCTGAACTTTTCACTAAGAACCTCTTCATTCATACAATGTCTAAAATGTTATCTTATCGGTTGGGTTTTTAATCAAGAAATCTAAAGCTGCCAATCAGTTTCTGATTGGCATAAGATGACCAGGTTAACAACCTTGAAATCAGATAATGTGATTAAAAACAACCTTTAAAAGCTTTATCTATATACTCTGACTGAAGGAATTCATTGGCCTCAGGCTATGTACCATACATGTTAAGCACACAAAAACaagtactatgtataaaaaataacatatggTCCCTCTGTATTCAGAGGGGAATAATGCCTACTCTTCATGAGAACAAAGAGACAGATCACTAACCCAGAGGGAGAACCAAGCAACTTCTTCTGCCAAGCTGGCAGAAGGAACAAGAGGTCCTGTGTCCTGGGGATGTGATGGAGGGCCTTCAGAGGCTGTGGAGACCAGGTGACATCCAGGCCAGACGGAAACTTGAGGATGTCAaggtgggtggggcagggcctTCAAGACCAGAGAAAGCAAAGTCAGCCAAGACCTGAGTCACAGAAGCACTGCCTGTTCAGAAGTGCTGCACTGGTTGAGAGTGATGGGGTGTAATCTAATGAGGAACTgtaaacagagaaaggaaagcctTATCTAAGGAGACAGGGCACAATGCTGGTTTATATTTCTCAACAATAGTTCAACAGAGAAACTGAGATGGCCTTTGTGGCCAACAGAGGGTAAGATATCTTCCCCACACCGTCTCTCATGTACCCTGCAGCCCGCCTCCCACTTCAAGGTCCCAGTCCCTTGGAATCAACACCATTAGAAAGAACCTTTGTTACCAGAAAAATCTGCTCCAAAAGAGCagaacaaacacacaaaacttaAAACTCAAGAGATGATCACAGCAAGTTCATATTCACCAATGCCTCTGTTGAGAGCAGGGTCCACTGTGTTAAGCTGATTCATTATTGTAGAAGTGAACAACATTAGCATTATCACTGCTCCCACCACTGCAccccaaaagtaaataaacactACACAAAAGATAAACTTACCCCAAATAAAAGTCAACATTAATTTAAGGATACTACTGGATTTCTAAAGCACTAGGTTACTGAAGTACAGTAACAGTCATTACACTAACCTAGGATATTATaatcctcttcctcttccaatctatttataaaatattcttactGTGAGCCTCTGAAAGTTTTACACTGTGCACTAGACTCCTCTTCTTGAGGTAGTTCAAAgtcttgaaaaacagaaaagttgcaTATTTTTATACACTGCCATTGAACAGTAAATTATCATGAAAGCCTACAACCAAAATCCTCATCCTCTGATATGCAGCTCCATCATATAAGCTTTCCCCCTCATGTCATACAAACTAATCTAAAACTGAAAACACAGAGAGATTGagtcatacaaaaataaaaacaatataaaagcaagcataaaaaaaaacataaaaggaatCTGTAAATAGCATCACACTACCAGTCTTAAACTTTGCTCAAGACTATACTTGGTTTACCACAGCAGTAAGCATTTTATAAAGTACTCAAGAAATAACACTTACAAAAATAGGGGGAAATTTTTAGATGAGAGCACAAAACtaaaatcatctcattctctggcaAAGAGTTCTCCCAAAATGTCAAGTCTACAAGAAGTGATGTTTAGCGAAACAGTGTTCGGGCTGACTCAGGCACCAGCCAGTGTTCGGGTGGCTGTTCCTCAGGTTTGCTTCATCGGTGCAGGGATATTTGCAGACGCCTGCTCAAGGTAGGCCAGGGAGCCCTGAGGGATGTCGGCTGGCTTTTTGTGCTGCATGTTGATGTCCTCCAGCACCTGCTGCCAATGTCTTAGTTTTGTCAAGTGCTTCTGGACCAGAGCATCCTTTCGCTGTAATTCATTCCTCAGTTCTGAGACATCCTACAAATGAAACCAATCAAAGCAATGAAGTCAGAGCAAACTCATGAAAAATGAACATAATTCCTGATTAGTTAAGAGCACTAAGAAGTAAATTCAAAACAGAATCAATTAAGCCATACTAGGCCGATTACTCTGCTTAGCTGCATAATTTGAATAACCCAAAGCAACTCTTTCCATAAAAGATGCCTGCTTAACACtgagttatttttaattcatGTCCTTTTGTAAGTAATACAACAAGTCACAAAATTCCAAAGTACCAAagggcagccaaaaagaaatcagTCTCTTTTTTATCCTGGCCTCTGGGCACCCAGCATTTCTATATCCAAAGCCTACTGTGAGAAGAATCTAAACACTTGAGAATCTGAAACACATATTAACTGTTTTAAAAGAATCCACAGCTACCATTCTATCATTTCAGATTATGAAGCAGTAAACcctcatttttaagttttttttttaatgaatgacagTATTAAAATTCTGCATTAAGACCTGGCCTTGAACATACCTAGACTATCACTCAGGTATTCAAATCAGGAAATGATTTGATATGGTGAATAATAAGAATATCATCTTCTTACCATTCACCTTCTTAATAGCTGGtatcaaagaataaaaacattttaactgaTTGCTCAGCTGTGGGagaagttactttaaaaattattttaaaatattccaatttGGTTTTTCCCATTGAAGGAATTGCTGTGTTTTGGGCAGGAAGATTCTTCTCTCTTCCATATTGCAGGGAGCAGACCCTGGCCCAACCCACAAAATGCCATTAATGACAACCTCAGAATCAGAATGCAGTTTAAGACAACTAGGTTGAGTAGAAGGCATTGGAGAATGCATTAACTTGCTGGAAATAATTGTGATATATGAAGTTCCCAATTGATGGAATTATTTAATAAGAcgaagaaatttctttaaaatcataaagcagtttaaaaataaattggtaaAAATAACTGTACTATCTAATAGAGAATTATTCAACCAAGAGATGAGTCAAGTGACTGTTATTTGTTTATGGGTTAGTAACAGTTTATTTGTAACCTTGATTATATTGAAAGATAACTTACTGTTAGTATATtctgtattaataaaaatgaaaaaaatttttaaaaaaatgacaacctCAATATATTTCCAAGACTCTGATTTCAAATAACTGAGATAAATGAAATCTTGAGTTTCAAGGAACCTGGAACAGAACACTAACTTTTTGATTCCTTGAAAAAACTGCATAGAATTCTTCCTGTGTGTAAGGCACCAGGGACACACAGGCTAGTTTCTATCCAAAATGAGTTTATCATCTACATTAATagcttttcaatattttcaagcagtagaacttttttttaaaaaagaaaaatcttccaCAGAAACTAATGTATGAAACAAGTAAAGGCTGCTCTGTTTGAAGCCCTGCTTTCCACCCCTACTCCTAAGGTGCAGGTTGTCATGAACACTGACAGCCAACACTTTACACTCAAGCTATGAAGCCCCACTATAACTAGTGGGCAAATGGAGCACCTCGGTTAAAGTGTAAATGGTATTTTGACGACATTTGTTCTTGCTTAAACtcgggaagaaagctgagcttgtACCTCTTTGATAACTTGCTCTGGTTTCTGTACAGATAACTGCAATCTTTTTTGTAGGAAAAAACATTCTGTCTGTCTTGCAATATCCAGGAATTTCTGGATACACTGGtcaacacctttaaaaaaaaaaaaaagaccaaaatattaaattaagaaaaacactAGACACACATATCTCTCTCATAAATGAACAGTCGGAATATCAGATGGGATCAGGCGTTTTAATCCTGCCCACAGCAATAATATTGACCCCTGACCTCCTATGTATTAACCAACATTAAATAGCAGATAATCCATGCATTTATAAAGTGAATAAGAGGCCTACTGACAGTGCAAAGTtcttccaaagaaagacaatgcagaGATCCAGCAATTAACAACCCATTGACCAGGGACATATACATGCTTCCGTTACCcaaacattattgaccagagatgtttcagtattcacttacataacaaaatACCAGCCATAGGCATTCATTTCTGTGAAAATCCCCTGGTCAGTAATGTGTTAACATCACGATTTCCAGgtgaaattaaacatttaaaacacagTACAAAGAAATCACAAGTACCTGTCTGGGGACAGAACTTGGATGAGAAGGGAAAAGCACAAaacttcattctttaaaaagcagTACACCCTATTGGCCTTCTCTGTCTTGGTACCAACATGAAAAGCTCATTCATTTTAAGTGGTTCATTATGAGCGACATGAAATGTCAATCAACTGGACAAAAACCAGAGGTATATAGATTGACTACACAAATCTTACTCCTGGAAAAGTTCTCTCAGGATACAGCAGGACTGAAACATACCAAATGTAAAATCAGCAATGACAGAATTCTTACCAGTTCGAATTTCTTCCTGATCTGTACCATTGACATAATCTTGACTCACCAGAGAAGCAAAGCAAGCCTGTGTGATCAAaatatcacagaagaaaaaaatgtcattcacACATCAAGAATCTTAGAGTAAGAAATGACTTCTCCTGATGTCATTCAATTAGTTAACAGCTTCTGGGTTTGCATACCAAATGACAAGACACTGGTAAACTGAGCCCATTAGGCCCACATAGGAAGCTGGTATTTGCAGGCACCCCATCTGGTCTCTCTCCCACTGCTGCTCCTTTTCCAGCTGTCTCATTCCACACAAGGGCCTGGATCCCTATTCCAGTCCCATCTGTAGCCCCTTCCTCTGATGCTTACATGACACGTATCATCACACATTCAGGAATCAGGTCAACTGTCACCTACTCAGAGGCTACCCCTGTCTATTCTTTCAAAATGGTGTCCCTCAGGTTCATGCTCCAACCTCAAGCCCTGCATTATTGTTTTTAACTTGGTTAACTGATCTTGTGCCATTCTCTCAGTTCATTATTAGCTGTGCCTTACTAGCAGCTGGGAATTTTGCCTGTCTTACTGTCTGGCACAATgtggatgctcaataaatacatgttaCTGACTGACTGGACAACCTAAGAGAAAGTGGTGTCATATGAACAAGCAAGTCCCAATGAAGGATTCTCTATAAAGGAACATGGATCTAGAGGCACAGGAGTTCTGTGCAAGGGTAACTCTCAGGAAATGGAGGAAGAAGGGCGATTGCAGAACAGAAAGGCCAAAAAGAGAACCAGATGGGacccagggtgggggggggggggggggggagggtgagGAAGGAAAATCTCAAACCTCAGGAAAGCACTGACCTAGTTTGCTAGTAAGCAAACTACATTAGGTGTGAGGCAGGCAAGTCTAGGTTCAACTTTAGGCCATCAACCAGATGTGAGAGCCTTTCTCCTGCCTGCAGTTACCCTTCAGAAAAATCAAAGATTTCTCCAGGGAAAATCCTGTAACAATTAAGAAATTGGAAAAACAGACTGCCCATTCTGTGTATTACTTTGAAAGGTGACCCTTGCTGGATTTGGGATGTAGGGGGTGTGCACCTGCTTTGTGAAACCTGTGGCTAATGGAAAACATCTCATCCAGGAAGTGAGCCAGTCACAAGCTGGCAAAGAAAGCTGGGGCTGCTCCTTCACCAGCAGAGCCACCAGAGAGGATGGGAGGAAAACTCATCTCAGGAATTTTAGTTTCctcttttcccttaaaaaaaatacaaataaataaacagataaataatatacaatatacatatgaatatttaGCTGacgaaaataaaaacacttaacTCAAAAAGGTACCTGTACCCCATGTTCATTACAGtatttattcacaatagccgaGATATATGGAAACAACGTGAGTGTCCACCaatggatgaatgagtaaagaagtTATGGCATACTCACATACACAacgaaatattattcagtcataaaaaagaacaaaagcttgccatttgtgacatggatggaccttgagggtgtaagtcagccagagaaaaacaaatactatatgatctcacttatatatggacCTTAaaaaccccaccaccaccaatgaaACCAAGTTCACAGATACACAGAACAGATTGGTGCTTGCCAGAGACAGGTGATGAGATGAGTGAAGTGGGTGAAAGCTAAAAGGCAggaacttccagttataaatatAAGTCATGGGAatttccctcctggctcagtggtaaagaattcacctgccaatctgggggacatgggtctgagctctggtctgggaaggtcccacatgccatggaacaactaagcctgtgcaccacagctactgaacccatgcaccccaactactcAAGCCTGCAGGCCTAGAACTGgtgctccacagtaagagaaaccacttcaatgagaagcctgcacagcccaactcgagagcagcccctgctccccacaactgGAAAAGGCCCGTGCGAAGCAATGAAGACCTGAGGAGACCCTGTGAAgtcataaacaaacaaataaatctttaaaaatagataaacaagtcATGGGTATGGAATGCACagagtaattaaaaatatttttttgtaactatgtatggtgacagatattaactagacttattgtggtgatcactgCAATACATACAAATTATCAaattgtgttgtacacctgaaactagtatatATCgattacacttcaatttaaaaaaagaaaaagaataatctcCCAGACTGCTGAGGCACTGATGACCCCAATTATATCCAAGTTGTAGTTGTATATGGATGTGGAAGGGAggaaatattacatatttatataattaccATTTGGGGCAATATTTGGATGACACACCATCTATTACTATTCTGACTTAAAACTTGTCATATGCAACCAAAGTGAAATTGAGTTTCAGCAAAACTCAAGGTCTGGGtcacctctgcctctctctttacCCCCcagctttcctcctcctccctcagtcTTAGTACCAACTTCCCCTACAGTAACTTTTAAATAACTCCATTTCAGCTCCAAGAGACCCACTACGTCAGGACCCTTTAAGGGTGGAGCACAATGGAAAGGATGCAGGACATAATGATGGACACTGCAGTCTAGAGAGGATGAGCACGTAACACGCAGAAACGCAGGAAAGCATACTCAAGGACGGGACCAAGGATGGAGTGAGACAGGAGCAACCTATTGAGAACCAAGAAGGGTCCCCCCATTGAATACGGACAAACTTCCAGTGTGCGTGCCTCCAGAAACGTCAAGGTGACGCATATTCGCCAGCCTgtgcttgcgtgctaagtcgcttcagtattgtccgactctgtgcgacctatGGACtagtaacctgccaggttcctctgtccatgggattctccaggcagcctACTAGCGGAGAATTTCGGCCACGACTCGATGTGGCGACTAAAGCAAGTGACTTACGCTCTCTGAACCCAGTTTGTAAGCGGGTGGAGATATCGCTGAAAGAGATAACCTGCGCACGCGCAGCatgcctggggtggggtgggggggctgggaaCACAAACGCCCACGTCTCATCTTACCTCGAAAGATGACTCCAACTCGTCCA
This sequence is a window from Odocoileus virginianus isolate 20LAN1187 ecotype Illinois chromosome 21, Ovbor_1.2, whole genome shotgun sequence. Protein-coding genes within it:
- the MED28 gene encoding mediator of RNA polymerase II transcription subunit 28 produces the protein MAAPLGGMFSGQPPGPPQPPPGLLGQASLLQATPGVPRTSNSTLVDELESSFEACFASLVSQDYVNGTDQEEIRTGVDQCIQKFLDIARQTECFFLQKRLQLSVQKPEQVIKEDVSELRNELQRKDALVQKHLTKLRHWQQVLEDINMQHKKPADIPQGSLAYLEQASANIPAPMKQT